taacattttaataacctTTTACTTTGAAATGGCCGggaaaaatcaataattacgtTTTTTAACGACACTATACGTATTCATTATCTATTCGGAGTAAACTCAAAAGTATTAATCATTATAGCTCAATCTTGAACGAAATAGTATCGAGAGTGtataattctaattattattataaattcgaaagcGCCTTTGTTAGTTGTTTTTTAAGCGTAAACTACCTAATccattgtactgaaattgtacatgtaCATTCTTACGCTACCTGAGATGAatgtaggcctattcttatttataaaatcccAAATACACTGGGACTTTatactggtctttaaagtagcgaagaatgccattttggtctctaaagttatgaCTAACTAATGTATCGATTATAGcactaaattttctaaattattaacaatatttgtcagtatataaaaaacaaaagcgtagtgtcattgttaatgtactgtacatgtttatcaaatattaattactagATATAAAAGTCAATGTTACTATATTACATTTACTATGTATTTAAAGACTGGTATAAAATCCATCTTTGGTCACTTtggacagaagtaggcttctctgattcgtaatatatattttcttgatcgggaaacaaggcaaaacaATGTacggaacaaaaaatactaaatacaaagtaaattacgatggccataaatataaactttgtgACGTAAtatcttgattgtggcaacaaggcaaactcaacattggcgtcggaaatttaattcactcGAACCGGCAGTGGTCAAGCACATGCAACTAAATTGCGTACAAagcaggtaactgctagcagttCAGATATAAGTGACAATGTAAATGTAAgtaaacttttactttacatttaaaaactgttatgaacCCTAAATCAGTTGTCTTTTTACAAACATAGTCTCCTCAGACCTGTATATGTATACATAGTTTCTTGATAGGGAAAGAGCCAAAATCagatatggaacaaaaatactaaaatctaAGTAAATTTCAATGACCATAAATACccactttaaattttctttgtcgTAGTAATAAGGCTAATTCAACattgacgttggaaatataattcactgaaACCAGAAATATAATTCGCTCATACATGTACAAAACATACTAAATAACATGCgtagccgcgggtaactgctaatagtaaatatttagtttaatattttgaatcagAATGCAAATTATTAAACAAACGTGTTGACCACACCTATTGTTATCTCagggtaggagtacgccacaagaAGTGTAACGAAAAGGCTTTACTTAGGTTATACGTAACATTTCTTATCTACAGCTGTAGCTGTAGATCAAATTGATTTGATCTACCTACGAGATATTAACATAGCTGCATACACATAACATACTTAGAAATATTAGCCAATTTTAACGGTAGAcctcagtttatttttaaaggacACGAAAATAGAgagagaaatattttgaaaagtgaaGAAAAGAACAATCTTATATCCTCATATATTCTATTCCTAATTTTTCAACAGCATGAATATATCAATCAATGAAAGAGAATTACAGCTAGAAAgttcttataaaaaaacattaatgataAAATACAGTCCAATGATGTAACAGACCACGCCATAGCCTACGGCTAAAAATTAACGGCTTGaaacagataaaaaaagaaaCGCGGAACTGCTGAACCTCAGCGACATCGAGCATTGCCACTGTCTTCTCCTACCTTGGCCACCACCTGTATTCCAGTGGAAAACTGTTACTGGCCGACCTCACCATCGCAGGCTGATCCGTATGGCACCGCAGCTGCACCACCAAAACTGCTTTACCGAAGACTCTGACAGCATCTCCAGTACCGGATCCGTTCACCTCGAGTCTTTCGAAGCCACCAACTACTGACTCTGCATCAGCCCTAGACGTCAGGAACGATTTCCCAGGAACTCAATTTATGGCAAAGTATATGATACATGTATTTTGCGTCGGATGCAAAAGTAGATGCATCAAGTAAAAAATcgatttaaaaatccaaaacacCCTCAAAATTACCAAAccaaactttttcttttaaacttaaaattattcatttggaTGTGCAATCCGGTACTCATTTCTGAGAACGGGATTTCAGGGTATGCTATCAATTTATTCAAGATCGTGGTTTACGCATTGGCATGTTCTTTTCAATGAAAACTTTAAATGGGTAAGTGTTACTGACTTTGTAAAATCCCCAATACtgttttttactttcaaaacataTGAAAGCAGTGGTCTTGATTTTGAAGTGGAAGGcataaaaaatctgtttaaaaatcagtttgaaaattataacctatttaaaattcTGGAATTACAAAAAGCATGAAATTCATTGTGATTGGCGACTTCAACGTTAATTCAATGGTCAACACTAAACACTAAACCCAGTAATTACGCTTcgttctaaatttttaaaatataaattggtcTCTAAACTCGCCAAAGAGAGTAACTGCTCACACGAACATAGCCGTAGACAATGTTGTTACAAATCTCAAAATCATTTCTGTTTCTGTATTGTGCGTAGCCGTCTCTAGCAATTGACTGTTTAGgtgaacaagaaataaaatatattttctcataaaATTATAAGAGAATATACAGAAGTAATATACTCATCCAAGCtgcttattaaaacaataaaaaattgaaaaactaaaaaaaaattaaaaacagctaaGAATATATGTCCAAATCTTCAAAATCAAATGGatcaaaaatgttacaaaagatCGCTCCAAATTATGTTAAAGATCCATTAGAAATAAAAAACgaaatcaatttttttctttaaagtggCTGTAACTCATCTAGATTAGACAGTATCTCACCCTCGTGTTATCAGTATATATGTGAACCTTTGCCATAGCCCCTAAGACCGAGGATGAGGTGTAGTAGTGGGACTAAAACCTAAACATTCAAgtgacatcaacggaatgtcaaTGTGGATGTTAAATAACTGTTTCAAGCAGTTACTATCAGCACTGCCACAATTGGTCACCTGTTCATTTGTAACAAAAAACTTTCCATAGAAATTGAAAGAGaaaaaataattccaatttaaaaaaaatgacgATCCCTCACCCCACGTACGAGACCGTTAAAAGTTTCCGATGCCAGATCACGATGGACGGACACCACGTACTTCTGtggaaaaaagaataaaatccCTAGAGATAGTTCCTAAATTAAAGCGCAGGCCACGTGATTGgtcgtaatttttattgttaatacgtAAGTTTGAATTTTCATGCTTATACAGcgtaataataaatagatagggACAACATGGCCTCCACGCTTTCACAGCTTTTTTAGAAGACAGAAAACAAGAATCGGTCGCAATAATGGCATGAAACTTCCACTGTAAGTCAAATAATGTCGATTATTTCTAATACTGtagttttttttaggtttacAGTATGAAAACTCATCCAAAAATAGAGGTCCTCGAATAATATCAAAGTATCGGATATTCTATATCTGATTACCTTTCTATCTGTATGTGTATTAGTAAGAAACCTCAAAAACAAATTGCCCTGTTGACTCTGCATTTTGCATGATGCTTCATTTATTTATGAACAACATAGAGTTCGGTGACAATACATTGATACAATTGTTAAAAAGACAATCATACCAATGCAATAGTTCACCGATATATAAGACATCCACTGTCCCCTATAGTTATTAAACTCTTCACTCTTTAACCCCCTGCAGTTTTCATCGCTAAAATGTGTTCCTTTGAATATATACTGTTTGCATACCAATTTAGGTTTAAGATTTTTGGTGAAAatgaaaagtataatatttaaaattaaattaaaatcacacaTTAGCAAAAACAACTATTGtataggtaaaaaaattattagcttagaataaaatttttgttactgtATATCACAATTCATATAGTGTACGTCAGAGAGGCACATTTTGTACAGAGGGAAGAGTCAGGgtgtaaaaatcatttaaatcagTTACGTATTAGTTTTAATTGATAACTAAACAAGAGACCTATGtcctataatataatatatattatatagtccaGCACTGGTGTCAATTTATACGTATGACAGCACCTTAGCAATCTGGGTTAGATGCTTGACTTTGTAGCCATCAGAATCGGAAAGATAGACTGTAGGGGTGGCAGCTCCGACAGGGCCGAAGGCACGGGTTGCAGCTGGGCCGTAGTTGGTCGCAGCATCGGCGGGGTTAAGGGAAACATGGTCTGCAGCAGCTCCGACAGGGCCGAAGGCACGGGTTGCAGCTGGGCCGTAGTTTGTCGCAGCAGCGGCGGGATTAAGGGAAAACATAGTCTGCAGCAGCTCCGACAGGGCCGAAGACACGGGTTGCAGCTGGGCCGTAGTTTGTCGCAGCAGCGGCGGGGTTAAGGGAAACATAGTCTGCAGCAGCTCCGACAGGGCCGAAGGCACGGGTTGCAGCTGGGCCGTAGTTTGTCGCAGCAGCGGCGGGGTTAAGGGAAACATAGTCTGCAGCAGCTCCGACAGGGCCGAAGGCACGGGTTGCAGCTGGGCCGTAGTTGGTCGCAGCATCAACGGGGTTAAGGGAAACATAGTCTGCAGCAGCTCCGACAGGGCCGAAGGCACGGGTTGCAGCTGGGGCGAACTTGGCCATGGCAGCGGCGGAGTTAAGAGAAACATAGTCTGCAGCAGCTTTGGCAGAGGCGAGGACACGGGTTGCAGTTGGGGATAACTTAGTTATAGCGACGACGGAAGTTGAAGGAAAGGTGGCAGGAGAAGATGTCATGACACTCTTGTAGTACGGGGCATAGCTAGAGGCAGCTCCAACATTCGCCTGCGAATTAGCTAAGGTCTTGACAGCAGCAGACAGGCTGTCTTCGGCTTCAATAGTAACCGGGTAACCGGATGCGGCCGCGTCTACGGTAGGGAGACCAGCGGCGGTGTAGACACGGGTAGCGGCGGGTGCGTAACCTTGTATAAGAGGAGCGTAACTAGCAGGGGCGTAGCCAGAAGGAGCACCGGTACTGGCCTGATCGAGGGCCAGGACTTTGGTGGCGGCATTCAGGTTCAAGCTGTTCTCGGATGAGATATCTACAGGGTAACCGGAAGCAGCAGCAGCGGCTGGGCTGGCGTAGGCACCAGCTAACCAGTAAGGTGCAACTCGTGCAACGGCAGGGAGTTGAGCTACTCCCTTAGAGCTGGAGTAAATGGGATCGGCATAAGCCAAAAAACCAAGGCCAGAGCAATCTGAAAAAATACATCTATAACATgaattttgaattcaataaaaaataaatgtcaaattcaagtaaatttTGCACTAATATGATGTTTCAACATTTGCAATAGTTGAGTATGacatgtttaaattaatcatattatgaTTGTCtgataaattaatgatatatgTAATCTCTCCTTGAATACTTCCTGCAGAAGAGTGTTTATGCCCCACTTTCTTTTTTAACATGTATAGTTGAGTAAATAAGTATCTAATGAATAGTGcttatattaaataacacatttactgCAGCTCTATACATATCTTGAGTACTACCTCTCAAATGTGCCGCGATCAATgcgtttataaattaaaatttatatgattttgtcaaattatatatatatatatatgatttaggAACCCTTTTAACATTCTACAAAAGTCAAATTTAGGATATAATCTATGAAGCTTAAATGTTTCTCCTCAATTCCTTAATATAATTGTGTTTCTGATATAAATCAGTTAATAAGTTTTTTTGGTTCAAGGATTTAAggcaattattttacaaataatcttattccttgttgttgttttttttactttaagttgcaaaaactatatttaaaagcGTTATATACTCACCAGGTACTTCATAGTGTTGCTGCTGTCAGTGACTATCCAAACCTTCAGTCAGTATTTATACCGAACCAACTTTCAGGTTATTCTTCTATCTAAGTATCTCCTACTTTATCATATTGTGGAATTATACTCCTACTATGGCGGAAACCTTCACAGTTCATTCAGAATTAGATCACTGTTAGCCAGTTCACTCCTCTTTTGTTTACTATATGATTTAGCCATTTAACACATTCACCACTAGAGGTCCCTGTAGTAGCGAGTGAAACACCCCGATTGTAATGGTTTCTAACGTGTTAATatcgtaaaataaatacatatggaAGAGTAAAAGTCTATGACACATACCTATAATGAATGAATATAGATAATGTTGAACATACTAATTAGACTTTAaatacctaatatatatatatatatatatatatatatatatatatatatatatatattcttgtcaTATTTAACTAACAGATTATACGAGGTCTCTAAATTTAGTTTATCttataaatgttgaaatgacAGCCAAGATTCTTAAACAATGACAATGCGTAAATATGAGAATCATTTAAACGTATTACTACGCTTAATACAGAGTGAGGCAGACCATCCGCATGTGACGCGCCATACATACAAAATGGCTCTTTGGTTGAGCcctacctcattttaaaggtctctaTTCACTGAgcataaaaaggtttaaatattatCACTTCTTGTATGTTCggtggtccaaaatgtcaaatGTATACGCtttcacagttttttttactCTTGCCTAGTTACAAATTTTAGCAAAtcctaatttttatcaaataaatactctttctaaaaatatgttacagttttcacttttcattatatttaaattttgaatatttcaaattcattaaacttaaaaatttaaatagcaagGCACAAATTTCATTACATATACCAATAGcactcttaaaaacaaaaatattttgtattaacagATTTGATTTATCTTGTGTGGTAGAGAAATGGCgccaaaaatacaaattttcatgacGTTTTGTTGAATTACTgagttttgaagtatttttagtaagttcttaataaatacatttcataccTTTTTATAACTTTCTCAGTTGTACGCTGTAATTTAAGTAATTGTTATTCTTACAATTATCTAGGTTCTAACTATTTCGATCCAACACTCATTTTTATTCAACTAATCTTATTTACAGATGTCCGAACTGTAATTCGTTATTTTCCAAACAGAGGTCTACTTTTGAACTGAAGTTTTGACAGCCGGCCTCTTCTCTGTTTGTTGACTGAGCAGCAGCCCTGATTCAGTGCCTAATTTCCCCTCGAGTCCTTGGCGCATAAAACAAGTAGTATTTTAATCTTCCCCTCAAGTAGTAGTCCATGTACGTTAAATTCTAGAATCTAGGTGGGTAGTTTACTGGTTTACCTCTCCTAATCCATTTTTGAGGATATTCCTCATCCAGAGTTTGTCGCATCACTTAACAGAAGTGGGCTGGTGCATCAACGTGCATAAACCACATTTCTTGGATAGTTCTTGGCAAATAATAAATGAGGAAGTTGTGCATATTTCCGTCTTAGAATCCTTTGGAAAAAAACGGGCCAACAATTTGGTTACCAATAATACCAAACCAAAAATTGTGGGTCCAATACCCTTGGTTGTCTCGCATCCAGTAGGGATGTTTAAAAGCCCAGAACCTAATTTTGTAACGGTTTACTTCACTATTGCTCCAGATGGTTGCCTTGTCGCACCTTGcgaaaaaaatatacatcttcCTTCATTTTATCACTGGCCCACAAAAAAGTTAATTCTTAGAAGATAGCCATCTCTAttcatttattgatgaaaataaattcGGTAAGGATGCATTTTATTGTCCTTGATCAATCCTGGGTACTAATCACTGACTAATTCCTGCATCAGTAGCCATTCCTTTAGTCGAGTCACGTGGATTGAGGTGAACCGCAGCAAAACGTCTGCTGCCTTATCATCCCTTAAATAACGTGTTTGCGATTGTTGTGATACGGTCATACATTTCCGGTTTCAAAGACACGATTAGAACGTCTTTGCAAAACTTTGCGGGAATGGTCAAGCATGCCGTGTAAAAAATTCACCTAACACCATTAACATCGAGAAAATTTCCTTATTGGTAAATGGCATAGGCTATTTAACAGACACCAATACACGTCGTCACGTACACGGAACAACACAAACCGACTAAGTAAAAGAAATCAAATCTGGTAAGATGTGATTattatctgtaatttttttaccaaact
The Homalodisca vitripennis isolate AUS2020 chromosome 4, UT_GWSS_2.1, whole genome shotgun sequence DNA segment above includes these coding regions:
- the LOC124361082 gene encoding transcriptional regulatory protein AlgP-like, which gives rise to MRQTLDEEYPQKWIRRDCSGLGFLAYADPIYSSSKGVAQLPAVARVAPYWLAGAYASPAAAAASGYPVDISSENSLNLNAATKVLALDQASTGAPSGYAPASYAPLIQGYAPAATRVYTAAGLPTVDAAASGYPVTIEAEDSLSAAVKTLANSQANVGAASSYAPYYKSVMTSSPATFPSTSVVAITKLSPTATRVLASAKAAADYVSLNSAAAMAKFAPAATRAFGPVGAAADYVSLNPVDAATNYGPAATRAFGPVGAAADYVSLNPAAAATNYGPAATRAFGPVGAAADYVSLNPAAAATNYGPAATRVFGPVGAAADYVFP